Proteins found in one Candidatus Wallbacteria bacterium genomic segment:
- a CDS encoding RNA methyltransferase, with the protein MSLLLSKLAAYRKDPRLVDFFLLEGKRCLEQAIQYGSSPDLLISESAASSETDFLQKYSHLNLTVLPDKLFSGKVSAVENSQGLAGVLPQFSYQLESLLACEKLFILDNLRDPGNLGAIFRIAESFSIGGLILSSGSVNAYNPKVIRASLGSIAALPFVYAGETRECIKLMKITHSVIAADPEAEAAIWDCDLTGRIALLIGNEARGLSKELLELCDRSTRVPMTGKMESLNAAHTCAIIGYELLRQKMACLKN; encoded by the coding sequence ATGAGCCTCCTTCTGTCAAAACTGGCAGCTTACCGGAAAGACCCGCGTCTGGTTGATTTTTTTCTGCTGGAAGGTAAGCGCTGCCTGGAACAGGCAATTCAATACGGCAGCAGTCCTGATTTACTCATTTCAGAAAGTGCAGCTTCTTCTGAAACTGATTTTCTGCAGAAATATTCTCATTTAAACCTCACTGTCCTGCCTGACAAACTGTTCTCAGGAAAAGTCTCTGCTGTAGAAAATTCCCAGGGACTGGCAGGAGTGCTCCCCCAGTTTTCATATCAGCTGGAGTCTCTGCTTGCCTGTGAAAAACTATTCATTCTGGATAATCTCAGGGACCCTGGAAATCTTGGAGCCATCTTCAGGATTGCCGAGTCATTTTCCATCGGAGGATTGATTCTCTCCTCAGGATCTGTCAACGCCTATAACCCGAAAGTGATCCGGGCAAGCCTGGGCAGCATCGCGGCTCTGCCCTTTGTTTATGCCGGAGAGACCCGGGAATGCATCAAACTTATGAAAATTACCCATTCCGTGATCGCGGCAGACCCGGAAGCTGAGGCTGCGATCTGGGACTGCGATCTGACAGGCAGGATCGCCTTGCTGATCGGGAATGAGGCCCGAGGTTTATCGAAGGAACTGCTCGAACTCTGCGATCGCTCAACCCGCGTTCCAATGACAGGAAAGATGGAATCACTTAACGCCGCACATACCTGTGCCATCATCGGATATGAACTGCTCAGGCAAAAAATGGCTTGCCTCAAGAATTAA